AAGAAGAAATCTGCCTGACCCAGCGCAATTCCTATAAGCGCAGAAATATGCACCACCCAGAGAAAAATAAGAGCCGCTTTTTTGATCATGATTTCTCAATTAGATCACTCGTAATTTTAGCACTCAATAAACACAAAGGAATACCGCCGCCAGGATGCACGGAGCCTCCCACGTGATATAGGTTTTTGATCTTGTTAAAGTTGGGGTGTCTTAGAAAAGCAGCCATTTTATTGTTGCTCGCAGCTCCGTAGAGGGCACCGCGATAGCTGCTCGTATTTGCCTCAATCATCGGTGGGGTGAGTACGTATTCTGTTTCAATAAGATCTGAGATATCGACGTTCAGGCAACTCTTGATCTTATCGAGAATTCTGTTCCGGCTTTTTGTGACGAGATCGTCCCAGTCCTGACCGTAATTGCCGGGTGCGTTGATCATAACAAACCAGTTCTCGCAACCTTGCGGCGCATCGCTTTGAGTTTCTTTGCTCGTAATATTGATATAGACCGTGGGGTCTTCATAAAGATCTCGTTTATCAAAAATGTACTCAAATTCTGCCGGGTAGTTCTCGCTGAATAAAATGTTGTGCAGATCCAGTTCTGGAAACGTCTTCTTCACGCCCCAGTAAAAAATCAGCGCGCTGCTCGATCTGGGCTGCTCGAGTGTCTTTTTGGGTTCAGGTACATCTTTCAACAGCTTTTTATAGGTCGGGAAAATGTCCATATTGGATACGACTATTTCAGCATCAAAGGTGTCTTGATCAGTCGTTACTCCGGTGACTTTACTTTTGTGGTGGTTTATTTTTGTTACGCTTTCGCGAAAGCGGAATTCCACACCCACTTCTTGAGCCAATTTGAACAGCGACTGAGAAATATTGTGCATGCCGCCCGCTGGATAGTACGTGCCCAATCCAAGCTCGAGATGCGGAATCATGCTCATGATGCCAGGCGTAGCGTAGGGATCAGACCCGTTATACGTCGCATAGCGATTGAAGAGCTGAGTTAGTTTTGGGTTGGAAAAAACAGAATTCTCTTGATTTAAAGTGTTGTTGATTCCCAAAAACGGCATTTGAATGAGTGCCTTTACAGTATCCTTGGATAGATAGGTGCTGATTTTATGCAGTGATTTTTCTAGGAATAAGCCTTTAGTAAGTTCATACTTTAACTTACTGCTATTTAGATACTTTTTTAAGGTAGATGGATTTTCTAAAAAGGTTTTAGAAGCCCCTTCGATAAATTGGTTTTGATCTGTACTCGCAGCAAATTGAGTTCCGTCCTCCCAAAAGTATTTGAACGATATTTTCTTTTTCTTGTGACTGAATGGGATTTGTGTTTCAGTAAAAAGTTGATGGAGTTCATCAACGAGATGGGGAAGCGTGAATAACGAGGGGCCTAGGTCAAACCGGTAACCATCTAGTTCTAGGGCATGCAGTTTACCGCCGCTATAGTCGTTTTTCTCAAAAACCGTGACATGAAACCCCTGTTTTTTGAGCCGCAGCGCAATAGCCAAACCACCTATGCCGGCACCTATGACTGCAGCTTTTTTCATAAGGCTTACTTGAAATACTTGAAGGGTACGACCAGCATCCCAAAATTCTCACCTTCTTCCTTACCCAAGTGTTTATGGTGAACCTTGTGGGCGCGTCTCACACCTTTGGCATATTTGTTATTTGCTTTGCGCAACCACTTGAAACGCTGATGTATGAAAATATCGTGCACAACAAAATAGGCGATGCCATAAGCTAGAATTCCCAAGCTTATGGGTAAGCACCACCACAAATCAAACACGCCATGTAAAATTTTGAATCCTATACTGATTGCCGCAAAAAACACAAAAAACAAATCGTTTTTCTCAAACCAGCTGTCGTGTTTTTTATGATGGTGATCTTCATGGATTTTCCATAAAAAACCATGCATGACATATTTGTGAATAAGCCATGCATTGAATTCCATGATACAAAATGTGATTAAAAAAATCAGTATCCAAAAGAGGGTACTCATATCATATCAAATTAAGCCGATAAGTTACATAACCTTTTGCGAGTAGACCAATTTTCTCGTAGTTGGGCACGCGTATTCTGCGCTTTCTGATTTCTCGGCTGGGTGTTTTTTCCAAGCGAGTCAACAATTTTCTGTAATACGTGTAAGCTGTGTAGACACCTAGTTTTGCTTCAATAGGCAATCTCTTGATGCCTCTGAGACCCGCATTAAAATCGTCCTTAATCTCAGCAATTAATCTGGCTTTATCTTCTTCGTTTAGATCGTGCAGATTTGTATTTGGGAAATAACTGCGTTCCAGCATCTCAAGATCTGCTTTTAAATCTCTCAGAAAATTTACTTTTTGAAAAGCACTTCCCAGTCTCATGGCATCGTCTTTCAAGTCATCATATTTCTGCTGGTCTCCCTTGACAAAAACTTTCAAAGACATCAATCCAACTACATCTGCACTCCCATAAATGTAATTGCGATATTCCTCATCAGTCAAATAAACAGATTTATCCAAATCCAAACGCATGCTATGAATGAAAGCGCCATACATATCTGGAGTAATATCGTATTTATGGACAGTCTCTTGGAATGAATTGAGAATAGGGTTAAGGCTTATCTTATTTTCAACAGCTTTATGCAGTTCGTTTTCAAAATTGTCCAGCAGCTCACGTTTGTTGTAGTCATGAAATGTGTCAACAATCTCATCAGCAAAGCGCACGAAGCCGTAAATGTTGTGAATGTCTTGCTGAATAGAAGGCCCTAGCATTTTACTCGCCAAAGAAAACGAGGTACTGTATTTATTAGTTACCGTTCGGCTACACTGCCTTGATACGTCGTCAAATAAACTTTTCATGATGGGGAATGTTTCTCTATTAATTCTGCTACTAGTTTACCTGAAATGAGCGACGGCGGCACTCCTGGACCCGGAACAGTAAGTTGTCCCGTAAAGTAAAGGTTATTTACTTTGCGACTTCTTAAATTTGGTCTAAGAAATGCGGTCTGTGTCAGAGTGTTTGCCATTCCGTAGGCGTTTCCTTTATAACTATTATATTCTTTGATAAAGTCGTTTACACAAAAAGATTCTTTCACGATAATGTGATCTCTTACATTTTGACCTGTTCTTTCTTCAAAACGGCTCATTACAATATCAAAATATTGGTTCCTTAATTCTGGCGTGTCTTCTAAACCTGGAGCTAGTGGTATGAGGAAAAATCCATTTTCACAGCCTTCAGGCGCCGTGCTAGGATCAGTTACTGATGTGAAGTTGGCGTAGAACAAAGGATCGTCTGGCCATTTAGGGTGCTCGTAGATTTCATCAGCATGTTTTTCAAAGTCGGTGTCAAAAAACAGATTGTGGTGATCTATGTTCTTCAATTTTTTATCAAAACCTACATAGAATATCAAAGAGCTGGGAGCGAAGGTTTTCTTTTTCCAGTAATTCTCAGAGTATTGTCTGTGTTTCTCTTCAAGCAAAGTTTCTGAATGGTGATAGTCAGCACCTGATAAAACTACATCATAAAGGAACTTTTGATCATCGATTATCAGTCCTTCTGCATTATTGTTTTTATCTACGAGAATTTTTGAAACAGGACTATTGGTTTTAATGACTACGCCCAGTTCTTGAGCTAACTTTTTCATTCCCAATATGACTTCATACATACCACCTTTGGGATGCCAAGTTCCTAATCCAAAATCTGCGTAATTCATAAAGTTGTAGAAACTAGGTGTGTTAGATGGAGTTGCACCTAAAAAGAGAACTGGAAACTCTAGGATGGAAACTAATTTTGGGTTACTGAATTTTTTCCTTACGTCTTTTGAGACATTACCGACAAAGGCTCCTAATTTTTTAACCGTTTGAAGAGTGACCAATTCTAATGGCGATTCACCTGGGCGATAAACCAAATTCTTGATGGCAATGTCATAGTTCTCAGATGCTACGTCCATGAATTCCTGAAGAGGCTTAGAGCTTCCTGCTTCAACTTTCTCAAAAGTTTCTTTGATGGCTGGAAGATTATCAGCAATAGTTATTTTCTCGTCTTCAAAAACCACGCTGTATGCTGGATTTAATTTGTCCAGTTGATAATAATCAGACGGCTTTTTACCGAAGTCAGCAAAGAAACGTTCAAATATATCGGGCATCCAGTACCACGAAGGCCCTATATCAAAGGTAAAGCCGTCTTTGACCAGCCTTCTGGCTCTTCCACCTACGGTGCTATTTTTTTCATAGATAGTGACTTCATGACCAGCTTTGGCTAAATAAGCTGCTGCTGACAATGAAGAAAATCCTGATCCTATAACTGCAATTTTATGGCTCATGCGCTCACGAGTTGAGGAAGTTGCTTGATTACATCATGAATGTTTGTGAACACCCGTTGATTCGTGTGAAGATCATCTTCTTTGATTTTTTTGGATAAGTAACCAAATACCCATAATTCAGCATCATTATTTTTTTGAATCTTCTTGTGGAATTTTCTTAGAAAGCTCGGGATTTTAGACTCCATGGGATTAACCGTCATATAGGTAAGATAAACTGGGTCTACTTCCTTGTTTTTAAAGTGCTTTAAAGCGTCAATCAACATACTCTCACCTAAGTAAATAGTACGCTTATTGTGACTTAATAATTGATAATTCAAAAACAACAGCCCTAGATCATGCATTTCATTGTCCGGGAGAAAAAGGATGTAGGCTCTATCATTCTGATCATAACTTTGATATTGTAGTTTTTCTAACTCTACTAGCATCTTTTGTTTGATCAGGTGACTGATGAAATGTTCATGAGCAATATTTATCGTTTTGGATTGCCATAGAAGACCTAATTCTTCTAGAAACGGTATAAAGAGTTGATAGAATACGCCATTAAAACCTTCCCTATCATAAACTGATTTGTAAATCTTTTGAAAAAGAACTTGATCAAAATTGATCATCGCCAGTTTCAGTTTTTGAATGTAGTGGTCATTAATGTTTTCTGATTCAGCGATTGTTCGTACTTGTTCTTCTATTTCCTCAGCATTTAATTTGGCTATGCTAGATATACGCATGCCGTTATTTTTCAAAAAGCTTACATTCAAAATTTTGCGAAGCGAGTGCAGGTTGTAGGTACGTATGTTTGTATCGGTACGATCTGGTGTTAAAAGGTTATATCTTTTCTCCCAAATACGAATAGTGTGGGACTTGACTCCACTTAAATTTTCAAGATCCTTGATACTAAACCGACTCTTAACCACGACATTTGTTTATTAAATCCAATGTAAAGTTAAACAAACAAAGATTTAAACAAACACATCCTACGATTGTTTTAACGTTTTGCGATTTGAAGTTTTTTATTTAGAACCCGATTCTGGTCGTTATAGAGTGAAGGTGCAGGAAGCATTAAATCCTAAATGTTCATCATTAAGAACGTATCCTAATTGATTAGTTACTACAGTTGTGTTGTTAATTTTAAATGGATCTGTATTAGCGTGATGATGTCCGTAGATCCAATATGGCACTTGAGAATCTTTAATTAACAAGTTATTCTCACTGGCAAACGCTTGATTTAAAATGCTGCCCTTATATTTTTCAGGATAATTCTGTAGGGTAGGAACATGGTGAGTAATTACAATGGAAGAATCATCTAGCCGATTCTTTTCAAGGAATTTGAGGTCTAATTCATGCATTATGTTATAGTCATCAATATCTAGCTTGCGATTCTTCCAGTGGATCTTGCTAAAATCCTGCAAATATCTCTTTATTGGAAATTGGTGAGCTTTATCAATATAGCTCCACAGCGTGCATCCAAGAATATTTAAACCGCCAACTTTAATTACTGAACGATGACATAAGTGTATATTATTTCTAATCTTCTCTAAAATTGGATTTAAATAAACAGATAGATCAGAACTGTAAAATTCATGATTTCCAGGTATCCAAATAACAGATTTCCAGTTTGATGAAAGATAATCCAAGAAATCTGAGAATCTCTTCATACAGTTTAGTGGCATGAGATCACCAGCAATAAGTAGAGTGTCTGCAATAGGTCTTAAAGGATTGTTCTTAAGATAAGCGCGATTTGCTGGTTGTTCGTAATGTATATCGGACAAATACTGGAATACCATTTCAAAATTTGGTAAAAGGTAAAATTAAAAACTTATAGTTATAGTTAATGATATGGCAACGAGTTTATACTACATTGAATCTATAATAGAAGTGGAATTTTGAAAAACAGAATCTATTGAATAAAAAAATCCTTTTCACAGTTTATGTAAAAAGGATTTTGAAGCTGAATGGTACCCGGGATGGGACTTGAACCCACACGTCTTACGACACACGGCCCTCAACCGTGCCTGTCTACCAATTTCAGCACCCGGGTAGAAAAAAAGCCCTCTTAATGGAGAGCTTTTTCTTAAAGTGATCTGGCTGGGGCTCGAACCCAGGACCCTCTCCTTAAAAGGGAGATGCTCTACCAACTGAGCTACCAGATCAGCATTGTTTTAATGCGGGTGCAAATATAAAACCTATATTTCTTATTGAGCCAATTTTTTGACCACTATTTTTGAAGAAAATAAACTTTATTTCTGAGGTGTTGAATATGAGTAATTTAGTAGTGTTAGTGGGCTATATGGGAAGTGGTAAATCCTCTGTCGGTAGAAAATTGGCTGTGAAAATGGACTTACCATTTATAGATCTGGATGACTTGATCGAGCAAGTCGAGGGAAAATCCATATCAGAAATCTTTGAAAAACAAGGGGTTCTTCACTTTCGAAAACTAGAACGAGAAGTTTTAGAAAATACTTTACGCGAAAATCTAAACGCTGTTATCGCTGTAGGAGGTGGTACTCCATGTTACTATAATAATATGGATATGATTAACGAGCATGGGTTATCTATTTATTTGAGAGCAAACGTGCCTCAACTATCAAGAAGGCTTTTCCCAGAACGTATGCAGAGACCAATTATAGAGAGTCAGCAAAGTTTAGAATCGTTGCAAGAATTTATCGGTAAACATCTTTTTGAACGCAGTCCATTTTATGAGCGTGCGCACGAGACCCTGGATGTTGGTTTGATTGATTTAGATGAAGTGGTGCAACACTGCGAGCACATCATCAATCAGCGCAAAACGGCAGAGTAAGGCTCTGTCCTTAAGTTTACCTCAATGTGTTCTTGCATGGTTGTGCTTAACGAGATACCTTTAAAATCAGCTTTTACAGGATATTTTTTATGATTACGGTTTACTAGCACAGCTGTTTTAAAAGCTCTCAAAGGTATTTGTAAGAAATGCTGTACTGCGTAGATTAAGGTAGTTCCACTGTTCAAAACATCGTCGCAAAGAACTAGATTCCCGTCCCGAGCATCTTCTAGACTAAAGTCGGTTTTTGCGGCACTCAATGGATTGTTTTTGTCAAGTTCTATTTTTACCAGTCTTACATCGAGATCTGATATAGATTTCAAAAAGGTGCTTAAAATTTCAGCAAACTTGTATCCCTGACCACTTATCCCTGCGAGAAATAATTGATCTTGGTCAGAAAACACTTCTGCGATTTGATAGGCAATACGTCTGCTTTTATTTTCAATGTCTTGGTGGGTGAGTATGTTTGAAGCCATTCTGTAGGTTATTTCTTTAGAAAATGAATGAGTAATTCCCTGCCTCGTCGATCTGGCTCAGAGATTTCACAGTTTTCCATTGATTTTATTTCAAAAAACGGACTGAAAAGTCGTCTGTATTCTTCTGCGTTTCCTCCATAAGGTGGTTCTGTGCGGTCGCTTTCAAACTGGAAAAGTACACCTTTAATTGCACCGTCTGATTTGAGGAGGTCGTGGCATTTTTTAGGATAGCTTTCGCGAAAGCGAGATTCCAAAGCACAAAAAAAGGTCTGCTCTAATATAAAGTCATAAGATCCCTCGTGATCAAAAAAATCTTCTAAGTGAAGAGTAATCTCGTCTGATTCTATTTGTTGCTGGAGGCTCTCAAGTGCCGGTTCAGCAAAATCCAAAATATGGACATTAGTAAATCCTTGCTGTAGTAGATAGCTGGCATCTCTGGAATTGCCAGCTCCTGGTATTAAAATAGAGCAGTTCTTATCTTCAATTTGACTTATTACGTGTTTCAAAGGTGCTGAGGCATGGGATAGCTGCCAGGGAGTATCGTCCTGCTGATAGCGTTGTGTCCAGTAATGCTTATCTAAGATCATGCTTATTCTTCCTCTTGTGATAAAAGATCATCCAGTTCACGACGGTCTTTTTTTGTGGGACGGCCTTCTCCTTTTCTACGGTAGTAATCTTGATTGAGCGCGATCATTTTTTTGACTTCGAGACGTTCTTTAGGCGTGCGGTCCAACATATAGAGGTTCACAAGTTTTGCTCCTACACGATTAGGAGGAAGGTCTAGTACTTCGATTTTATAATCAATTTGATCTTTACGCACCTCTACGATATCTGTCGCGTACACCTCCCGAGAGGGTTTCACCACATCACTATTTACTTTCACCCTGCCTTTTTTTACAGCTGTGGTGGCTTTGCTTCTTGATTTAAAATATCTGATGGACCACAAATATTTATCTACGCGCATAAGATTCTCCGTTCTGAGTCGTTTTCCACAAAAATAGCCGAAAATACTATCTTTGCCCACTCAAAAATTGCGATGAAATATTTACTGTATACAATATTAGCTGGTTTACTCTTAAGTTCTTGTGAGAGTGATGATGATTCAAACACGATACCTGTTAGAGATAGGCAGGAAGTCTTTGATGAAAATATCATTGACCTTGAAACCTATCTAAGCACACACTTCTATAATTATGAGGATTTTGATCCAGCAAACCCCAGTGATTTTGAGATCGTCATCGATACCCTGGCAGGAGCAAACGCTGATAAGATTGCACTGATAGATCGTCCAGAATTAGAGCGATTGAGTATAACTAGAGACGAGGTAGATTATGAGTACTTTGTCTTGAAAGTGAGAGAAGGTGAAGGGGCATTGAGACCCACTTATGCTGATAGCACCCTGATTTCTTATCGTGGTTTCAATTTACAGAATGAAGTGTTTGATGAGGCTCAAAATCCCCTTTGGTTGGATTTACCTAACACGATAGCAGGTTTCTCCCTCGGACTAACTGAGTTTAAGGAATCAACTGATCGTGTGCAGAATCCAGATGGGACTTTCACTTTTGAAAATTCAGGTATGGGTGTCATCTTTATGCCTTCTGGCCTAGCTTACTTTAATAATCCACCTAACAATACTATAGGTCAATATAATCCTATCGCATTCTCTATCAAATTGAGAACAGTAGAAATTACTGATCACGATGGTGATGGTATCCTATCGATCTATGAGGACCTGAACAATGATAGAAATTTAAGGTCTGGCGATGCTGACGATACAGATGGAGACGGTATTTCAAATTTCCTAGATGCAGATGATGATGGAGATGGTATTTCTACGAGAGAAGAAATTTCTGATGAAGATGGAAATCTTCTTATTTTGAATGGAGATCCTTCAACTGCACCAGATTCAGATAATGATGGGATTCCTGATTATTTGGATAATCGTACTGAAGCTTCTTCATAATCTTAATAATTTGCTAACTTTCGACCGCTAAAGTAAGAGTCTCGACTCATTAGTTTTGCGCAAATTTTTACGGTTGAGGTTTTTACAATTTATTTTATTCAGTTTATGTGGCTTTTTAGCCTCAGGTCAATCTGCCAATTCTGTTTATCTGTGCTTAGGTAACGATGATATTGTGCTTGCAGATCTAGATAATTGCTCTTCATCTTTAATCACGACTTTACCAGAGTCTTTATTTGATATTTCTCAGGGAGATACTGATGATACGCTTTATGGTATCAAAGATGAAAGATTGTACAGGATCAATGTGTCTAATGGTTCGTTTGTACTTCTAGGTAATCTTACAGTTCTAGGTTTTAATGGCAACTTTAGGGTTACATCGCTGGTTAAGGAAAGAGATGGTTTTCTTCTAGGTGCCAATCAAAGCTCAAATGGCGAGTTATTTCGGATTGATGTAAATGCCATGACGGCTACAAATCTAGGAGCTACTGGTTTTGAAAGCGCTGGTGATCTAACTTTCTTAAATGGTGTATTGTACTTAAGTGCTGATAATAATGAACTAGTTCAAGTAAATATTAATACACCTTCCCAGTCAAGTTTAGTAGGCTCCATGAGTCTCAATGGAGGGCAAAACATATTTGGAGTAGTAAGTATTATAACAGCTAATCCATGCGCTTCCAATCCTACTGTTGATCTTATCGCAACCGGTGGGAGATCCACGGGAGTTGTCAACCCTTCTAATGGTAATACAACAACCACTTGTATTAATTTGGTGAACTCCAGTATTTTCGGTGCTGCCGAAGTCACCTCAGACGTTATTTGCACCATCGATATAGAGATCTTAGGAGATGGTTTGCAAAACCCTGAATTTTGTGGAACGGCAAATCCCAATTTGACTACAACAGTTGATCCTAACTCACCTATCGGTACCTACACTTATGAATGGAGAGAACAGGGAAGCTTAACAGTACTTTCAACTAATGAAGATTATTCTCCTACGGTTACCACTACGACCACTTTTGAATGCACGGTAACTGACACAGGAAGAGCAGCACCAGATAACATTGCGGTAGACACGATTACAGTGACAATTAATGACGAGCCGGTTTATAATAGTCTGGGCAATGTGATTGTACACTCATTCTACGATCTTCCATCCATCGATGGGACAAACATTCCTGCAAACGCGAGGTATTATACTCAGCCTAACGGTAACGGTACTCCTATAAACATTGGCGATCAAGTTCGCGAATCTGATTTTTCATCAAATCCTGGAACTCTTTATGTTTTTGGAACTGATGCCAATAGTTGTGAACTCACTGGTCAGTTAACAATTGAATTCGTTACGACTCAAGTGACTGTTGAACCAGTACCTACTAACTCAAGCTTGAATATTTGTGAAGGTGACAGCATTACTCTAAGAGCTGATACGGTGCCTGGACCAGCCTATGGTACCTACACTTACAACTGGGATGATGGATTGGGAAGTGTGCTTCCAGATACTCGAGAGATTACAGTTACCCCTTCTCAAGACACAACCTATTCCGTTACTGTAAATGATTCAGGTGTAATTAACGGCACAGCAATGGGATTTGATCAGATTCAAGTAACAGTAAACTTACGACCCAGCCTAGGAGTGATAACCAACACTACAAGAACTAATTCTTACGAGTTTCCAGTTATAAATGGTAACAATCTTACAGGTAATCAAGCTTTTTACACGGGACCTAACGGTACTGGCCAGTCTTACCAACCGGGAGATATCATTGACTTGAATGATTTCTCAAGCTTTCCAATTACCATTTACATCTACGACAACAATAACGGTTGCGATGATCAGACTCAGTTTGAATTGACCATAGAGCCTATCAACCTAACTCTACAACTAGATCCCGATTCTACAACCATTTGTCAAGGAGGTACAGTTACAATTACTGCCATTCCTGATCCTGTAAATCCCGTGGATCAATATACCTATGAATGGACTGTAAATGGAAGTCCTGATCCACAAACTGGAGATGTAGCAACTTTTACTCTTCAGCAATCCACAAGTACAATCACCTGTACTGTTACTGACTTGGGAATAGCCGGTGCACCACAATCATTTACCCGAAATATTCAGATTGATGTGCTGCCTAGCATCCAAATTTCTAATCCTGGCGATCAATCTGTAAATAATAGCTTCACGTTTCCAGCAATTACAGGGCCTAATGTTACTGCAAACGCTCTTTACTCCACGCAGTCAGGCGGTGCAGGCCAGCCCTTTCAATCTGGGGACGTAGTGACCAGAGCAGATTTTGCAACGCTACCGATTCAGATTTTTATCTATGATACAAACGGTACCTGCGATGATGAAGAATCATTTATTTTAGATATTATAGAGCCCCAACCTACATTGACAGTCACTTCTAGCGCGACTGAAATTTGTGAGGGAGAAGAAATCACTCTCTCTGCCACGGCTGATCCAGCTACTCCAACGGGTGATTATTCTTATGAATGGACTGTTGTGGGCGATACAACTGTCATTGGGACAGAACGCAATCTCACTATTATTCCAGAAGCTTCTACTTCTTATCAATGTACTATTACCGATTCTGGTCTAACTGCTCCTAATGATCAGGCGAGTGATTCCATTTCTATTAATGTAAATGCCAGTCCCAGTCTGGACGTAGTTGAGAATATTGTAATTCAGGATCAGTTCGTTTTCCCGGATATCCGTGGAACAAATCTTTCAGGCAATGCAGCCTACTTCACAAATACGGGCGGGCAGGGAACAAGCTATGTACCGGGAGATGTGCTTGCCTTTAATGAAGACGCTACCTATCCTCTCACCATTTTCATTTATGATGAATCTGCTGGGTGCTTTGATGAGGAAAGTTTTCAGCTAACGATACTTGAGCCGCAGCCAGAATTGTTCTACATCCCGCAATTTGTCACGCCTAATGAAGATAATTATCACGACACTTGGAATGTTGAGATTCTGAACTCTGAGGTAAGTATTGAATTTATCTACATCTACGATCGTTATGGTAAGCTTGTTACGCAAATTGTGCCAGGAGGTATAGGCTGGGATGGAACATTGAATAACAACCCGCTGCCATCGAGTAGCTATTGGTATCAATTTGTTTATACCTTCCGTGGTACTGAAATAGAGGAGAAGGGCTATTTTGCACTCAAGCGATGAATTGTCATTTAAATTATTGATAATTAGTCGGTTAATTATTTTAGTTATTACGCTTTCGCGAAAGCGAGAAAATATCATCACACCTGCTTAACACTTGCTAACGTTCTTACTAACAAACAACTGCAAGTTTGGTCTGATCCTTGTAAAACACCAGCGTAATCATGGCGTTTTAGATGGGACTTCTTATCTTGCG
This genomic interval from Nonlabens spongiae contains the following:
- a CDS encoding FKBP-type peptidyl-prolyl cis-trans isomerase; amino-acid sequence: MKYLLYTILAGLLLSSCESDDDSNTIPVRDRQEVFDENIIDLETYLSTHFYNYEDFDPANPSDFEIVIDTLAGANADKIALIDRPELERLSITRDEVDYEYFVLKVREGEGALRPTYADSTLISYRGFNLQNEVFDEAQNPLWLDLPNTIAGFSLGLTEFKESTDRVQNPDGTFTFENSGMGVIFMPSGLAYFNNPPNNTIGQYNPIAFSIKLRTVEITDHDGDGILSIYEDLNNDRNLRSGDADDTDGDGISNFLDADDDGDGISTREEISDEDGNLLILNGDPSTAPDSDNDGIPDYLDNRTEASS
- a CDS encoding T9SS type B sorting domain-containing protein: MRFLQFILFSLCGFLASGQSANSVYLCLGNDDIVLADLDNCSSSLITTLPESLFDISQGDTDDTLYGIKDERLYRINVSNGSFVLLGNLTVLGFNGNFRVTSLVKERDGFLLGANQSSNGELFRIDVNAMTATNLGATGFESAGDLTFLNGVLYLSADNNELVQVNINTPSQSSLVGSMSLNGGQNIFGVVSIITANPCASNPTVDLIATGGRSTGVVNPSNGNTTTTCINLVNSSIFGAAEVTSDVICTIDIEILGDGLQNPEFCGTANPNLTTTVDPNSPIGTYTYEWREQGSLTVLSTNEDYSPTVTTTTTFECTVTDTGRAAPDNIAVDTITVTINDEPVYNSLGNVIVHSFYDLPSIDGTNIPANARYYTQPNGNGTPINIGDQVRESDFSSNPGTLYVFGTDANSCELTGQLTIEFVTTQVTVEPVPTNSSLNICEGDSITLRADTVPGPAYGTYTYNWDDGLGSVLPDTREITVTPSQDTTYSVTVNDSGVINGTAMGFDQIQVTVNLRPSLGVITNTTRTNSYEFPVINGNNLTGNQAFYTGPNGTGQSYQPGDIIDLNDFSSFPITIYIYDNNNGCDDQTQFELTIEPINLTLQLDPDSTTICQGGTVTITAIPDPVNPVDQYTYEWTVNGSPDPQTGDVATFTLQQSTSTITCTVTDLGIAGAPQSFTRNIQIDVLPSIQISNPGDQSVNNSFTFPAITGPNVTANALYSTQSGGAGQPFQSGDVVTRADFATLPIQIFIYDTNGTCDDEESFILDIIEPQPTLTVTSSATEICEGEEITLSATADPATPTGDYSYEWTVVGDTTVIGTERNLTIIPEASTSYQCTITDSGLTAPNDQASDSISINVNASPSLDVVENIVIQDQFVFPDIRGTNLSGNAAYFTNTGGQGTSYVPGDVLAFNEDATYPLTIFIYDESAGCFDEESFQLTILEPQPELFYIPQFVTPNEDNYHDTWNVEILNSEVSIEFIYIYDRYGKLVTQIVPGGIGWDGTLNNNPLPSSSYWYQFVYTFRGTEIEEKGYFALKR